The nucleotide window aaaattttccaaatcCGTGCGCACATTCCTACGCATAAGTGCAGAACAACACATGCATAACTACAcgtgcatgtatgtacacatcTCCACGCAAGTGTTTGTCATATGTACCCTCctttttgacattttttgcccattttttttgtttactaTTGATATATCCTTCAACTTCAGATAGGAAAAAAACTCATATAAATTGTTTCCTATATTATTTatctgcaaaaatgaaaagaggtTCGCCGAGTATTTTCGACCTGCTCGTTTTGCGTGGCCGCAAGCAATTtaactctttttcttctttttttcgtcattttcgttatttttacCTGTTCGTCACTTAAATCTAAGGATATTCTCCTCGAGTGAGTCAcaatttcccttttcagcTCCTCCTTGTCTGCtttttcaacaaaaaaacgCCAATTTTACTATGCGTCGCAGGCAGATGGGATACCTATGTATGTTCCATTTAGCAGGTACACAACTGTACGTGCACAGACACACTTGCCGAAgcatttttctcattttttttttatttacctttaaaattaatgacGTCGTTAATTTTAAGCCGTAGCTGCGTCCCCCTTCTCCTGGGCGCCCACTTACAGCCCatcaaaaatgcaaatttttttttcaaagcaTAGCTCTCAACAGGATTAGTGGAAAATAGGAAAAGCAATAATGCAATAACTCTTAATTTCATACTTCACGACAAACTGGGCGAAAtgtgacgaaaaaaaaaaaaaaaaagggacattcTTACAATACAACCGTATGGCAGCAGTTTATATCACCGTTATACGCATCCCCAAATCAGTTTTCCCAGTTTGTGggatttccctttttgaaaaatcgaGCTATTTGCAAGCGAAGCGTGTAACCCCTTCGGCCACCCCCCTGTGGAGAATACGTTTCACTTCGCGAGTGTGGATACCGTAAGAGGTGGTGCCAGTACCATTACGATCTCAACAgagtaatatatttatgtatatatagatatatacatatatacctACATACGCATGTGCAACCATGTGGTTGGCTGATGCCCTTTGTTGGGGCCAGAACAAACGCTCATATTCCCATTAAAGGGGGCAATTTCGGGGGGCATACAAccacaaatttttttggcataCATTCGTATGATGTACACTTATGTAACTTCAAATATATGCGCACAAAACAAGGCAGGATTTCCCATGCCCCAACTTCTCACCGGCGTCGAAACAGAAGTAGCGACAAAATGGTGCGTGGCTAAAATGACGTGCCCGTATTACATCGCGCTGGATGCTGCACGGAGTTGTTTCCTATACCTTATTTGAAGCCCCGCAAAAggatggggggaaaaaaaaattacaggTGGAAAATTATTTCCAATCGCGATGCATCTTTCTTACATACTCTTCTTATGCTGCCACAGGTACGGCAGCACAAAAATGGTGGTTCGCAAAAATTGGGGTCAAATGCgaagtgaaataaaaaacacatggaacaaaaaagtgacGCACGACAttcccaaaatgaaaaaaaaaaaacgctccaAAAAATGTTTGCATAAACAGGTACGTATAAATGTTACATATGTCACATTTGTACCACCTGTACATTCGTGCATCGCGCGCGCGTACGTTCATGTTGATGCTCACGCCGGCCACGCAAAtcgcaatttaaaaaaccaTCCCCTTGGTTTTTCTCGCGCGTGCCAGAGCatatttatagaaaaaaaaaaataaactgagaaaaaaattcccaaatGAACCACACGAATGTatggcaaaatggatggAAACGTCGATTAGCCACTTAAAACATTTCCGTGTTATGTTCCCATTTATGCcttatataacaaaattt belongs to Plasmodium vivax chromosome 3, whole genome shotgun sequence and includes:
- a CDS encoding hypothetical protein, conserved (encoded by transcript PVX_001085A; Apicoplast targeted protein. Curated by Stuart Ralph, Walter and Eliza Hall Institute of Medical Research, Australia.) codes for the protein MKLRVIALLLFLFSTNPVESYALKKKFAFLMGCKWAPRRRGTQLRLKINDVINFKDKEELKREIVTHSRRISLDLSDEQINNIGNNLYEFFSYLKLKDISIVNKKNGQKMSKRRVHMTNTCVEMCTYMHFHTQNMKKEGDYYVEDSNNYSN